The region CAACTTAGTAAAGCTGTTCAGGCAGGAGTTGAATATGCAGCAATGGAAGTAAGTTCACATGCTTTATCTCAAAATAGAGTTGCTGGTTGTGATTTTAGTGGGGCAATATTTACAAACCTTTCAAGAGAACATTTAGATTATCACGATTCTATGGAATCTTATTTTGAGGCTAAAGCTAGTCTTTTTCGATCACATTTAATAGAAGATGATGCTCCTAGATCAGTAATTAATATTGATGATAAATGGGGTGCATTATTAGCGAAAGAGTTAAACCAAAAATGTTGGACATGCTCATTAAAAGAGAACTCTCAATCCAGTGAGAAACCAGATTTATTTATTAGTAATCTTCAAATTTTGCAAGATGGCTATAAGGGTAAATTGCATACGCCTTTTGGGGATGAAAACTTTTTTTCACCACTAATAGGTGATTTTAATTTGATGAATATCTTGCAAGCAGTAGGAATTCTAGTTCAAAGAAGATTTCCTTTAAATGATCTTTTGGTCGCATTGGAAAAATTCCCCGGTGTGCCAGGGAGAATGCAACTGATAAATAAGGATGGATTTAAAGTCAAAGACGGCTATCCACTAGTGATAGTAGATTATGCGCATACACCAGATGGTTTGCAAAATGCTTTGATCGCATCGAGATCATTGACGAAAAAAAAATTAATTTGTGTCTTTGGTTGTGGTGGTAATAGAGATAAAGGTAAAAGATCTGAGATGGGAAAAGTTGCTACTAAGTTTGCAGACTATGTAGTTGTGACATCTGATAATCCTCGACAAGAAGACCCAAATGAAATTATTAATGATATTAAAAAAGGTATAACTTTTGATTCCGAAATTTCTGTTGAGCTAGAGAGATCTTCAGCAATTCAACTGGCCATAGCAAAAGCCAAGAAAAACGACGTTGTTTTAATTGCAGGGAAAGGTCATGAGGATTATCAAATTCTAAAAGATCAGACAATTTATTTTGATGATCGTGAGCAAGCAAGAAAAGCGCTATCTTTAAAAAAGGTTTTTACTTAGACTATTTAGTAGAGATTAAATTTTTCAGACCAGTAATAAGGTTATCGATCTCGTTTGAATCTGTAGTGATATGAACGCAAGCACGAAGCCATTTGGGATCTTCGAGAACTCTTATCCATAAATTCTTTTTGCCAAGGTAGTTGACAACCTCTTCAGGAGAATTGATTCCATTAATAGTAAAACTTATAATCCCTGCAGGTGGAGGACTGTTTAAAACAAGTTCAATGTTTTTGATTTTGTTTAGTTTTTTCCAAAGTATAGAGCTGAGGCTTTTAATCTTAGAAAAGCGCTCAGTCTCATGACCTTCATTGTTTAGCATTATTAGAGAGCTCCTGAGACCAGCTAAAAGAGGGACACAAGAAGTTGCTATCTCAAAACGTCTGCCATCAGAATGAAAAGGAGTTTTATTGTTGACATATATGCCTTCTTCAGCTTTTAAGCTTTTCCAGCCAATTAATGTTGGGGTTGACTCTTCTAGTACTCTTGTTGAAAGAGCAACAGCTCCCAGTCCCTCAGGCCCGTACGCCCATTTATGTCCTGTAAATGCATAGATGTCCGCATGGTCACAAGCACCTTTAATTGGTATGTGACAAAAACTTTGAGCAGCATCAACTAATAAATAAGGTTTGCTTGAATGCCCTTTAAGTCTTTTGGAAATAAGTTCAATTGGCATAATTTGTCCTGTATTCCAAAGTAGATGTGAGAGGACAACGAGCTTTGTATTTTTTTTTAGATATTCATCTATCAATTTAAGTACTTCTTTATACGTCTCATCTTCCTTGTCGTTACCATTACATAATTTTGATACGGGAAGTATGGCGATTGTTAGATTCTTTTTTCGAGCTAACTCTTTACATGCTGCGATTATCCCAGGATGTTCACAATCGCTAAGTAATAAATTATCACCATTAGAAAATGGCAGGCCTAGTAAAGGTAAGACACAACCGGAGGTAACATTTTCAGTAAAGGCAATTCTCTTGGGATGAATAGCACAAATCTCTGCTATAAGATTTTTCGTAGTTATGACTTCTTTAATAATGTATGGCCAAACGTTATTTGTAAATGGACCTAAGTTTTGAATTGTTTGCCAGCTCGAAGTTATTGCATTTAATGATTGATTTGGCAGTGGACCTTGCCCTCCATAATTAAAATAGTCTTTATTTTGTAGAGCTGGCATATTGTCTTTGAACAATATTGGTGACATATCTTTTATCTTTTGGTGTGGCAACTAAGAATATCTTTTTTTTGCCAACTTACCAATTTAATTGTATCTTCTAGTTATGTTAACCTAGACGTCTACCATTTTTATTATGTTCTGGAGCAATTTAAATTATTGAGCGCGTCATTAAAGTATGATGGTTTTTAATTTTTAATTGGTTTATGAATATCAAAAAAGAACAAAAAATCAAAGCTCAAGAATGGGTGGTCATGTTCGATGGGCAAATAAAAAAAAGTGAGAAAGAGATTGATGCTTATGAGCATCATTTGGAAGTTAACAATCAAAAGAGTGAATAGTGATTAGATTTTGCTCCTGTCGGGCAAATTAGTGACAATGATATTTCTATTGAGCTTTTGAATTATTTGCTATTTAAGCTGCTTCACTTTTTGTGGCTTTTTATATTAAGATGAAACTCCTAATTAAGTCTTAAGATGAAAATTGATTTTGGCCCTGTAACTTTTAGCAGGATTGCTAGCATCCTTTTGATACTCGGTTTTTTTGGGCTTTTAGCTTATAATTCTACTCTCTAATAATACTTTAATTAATTCTTTAATTATCAAACAATTTAATCTTATAGCTAGTAATTAAATTGGTTTACATAGTTAGTTGTCAATTTATCTCTAAAATATTTATTATTTAAAGATTACTTAAATATCAATTTTTTTTGATTTTTTGATTAATGAAAATAAAGATTATAATAAGACAATTTAAGTAGTTTCCATTTTCAGCTCTCGATGTCTTTATTCATACAGTAGGATTAGAAGAATTTGATTAATACAAATGGAAACCTCAACTACTGATCCAACATTGTTGATGCTCATAGGTGGAATAGTTGTTTTACTAGCTGGCTCAGTAGCCTATGGAGTTTATTCAACATTCGGTTCAGGCTCAAAGGAGCTGAGAGATACTATTGATGAACACGCAAAAATGCATGAATTAGGTATCGCTCATGGACATGGTGGAAGTTCAGAGGCCTATGAGATGTCTGGAAAACTTCAAAAGGATCAAATTTCTTAAAAATCAAGAAGTACATAAAAAATTTTCATCAAAACAATCAAACCCCTGAGATATACTATTAAAGGATTAAGAGGTTCTAGAATTGATTCTTTTATATGTAGACAATATTTACTTGATGAAAATCAATTCATCTGATCAGTTCTCATGTTGATCAGTGTATTAACTGGATTTGCTGCTGGGGCAGTACATGTAGTGAGTGGAGCAGATCATATGGTTGCAATGGCACCTTCCTCTATCCGAAAACCCCGAGTGGCTTTAATTGATGGCTTGGCATGGGGTATTGGACACTCAGCAGGGGTTTTAATCCTTTCAATATTAGGAATTTTAGCTAAGGATTTTATAAATATTGAATTAATGTCTTCTTTTGCAGAGTTTCTTGTTGGTATAAGCCTTTTGATTGTGGGGGGCCTAGCTATTAGGACTTCCTTAAAAGTAAACATTCACATGCATCAGCATATGCATGGAGAAGAAAAGTCTCATAAACATTTTCATTTCCATTCACCTGGAAATAACCTTCATAGAAGTCATACTCATGCTGCAACGGGATTAGGAGTTTTGCACGGGTTTGCTGGCGCTAGTCATTTGGTTGCAGTTATTCCTGCATTGGCATTGCCTTTGTTTGGAGCATTTGCTTATCTTGTTGCATATTTACTTGGATCAGTCTTCGCAATGGGATGCGTTGTCTTAGGTATATCTTTCGCAACTAGTAAAGCTAATAAAATGTTTTATCCTTTCTTGATGCGATCAATAGGAGCACTATCAATAGTGACAGGAATATTTTGGCTTCAAAAGACTTCATTTCTAACTTTTAAAAGTCTTGCTTCATGAATTACACAGCTAGCCTTCTTGCTTTAGGTGGATTCTTTTTATGGGTTGTTATCGCGACGCTTATTTGGGCAAGAAGAATGAGAAAGCTTAAAAAAGAATATTCTCTGAATAAATCAAAATTCAAAAATAATTGATACATCATTTTTCATCTTTAGATACATATTTATTAGTGAAATTGATTCAAGATTATGTATGATTATTCAACTATAAATAAGATTAATGAAAGGTGTTTTGTTTTTCTTAGGTTCTATCTTTAGATGGCCTGTTCAAAATGCTAAAGAATTTTTGATTCTGCATGTTTATCTTTTAGGTATATATGGAATTACTTTTTTGTTAAGAAATATTGGTTTAGAATTGTCTAACCTTATTTTTACAGTTGGTTTAATAGCTCCAATCGGTTATCTCATTTATAATGGACTCCCTTTAGATTGTCTTAACTATAAGTCTGCAATTAAAAGGGAATTAAATTCTCTCAATTAAATAAAAAAGGTTAATTAGAGAGTTAATTTATAAAACTTGTATTACTTCGCTAACCTCTGGAATCATTTCCCTTAGCTTTCTTTCAATTCCCATTTTTAGAGTCATTGTGCTACTCGGGCAACTTCCGCAAGCTCCCTGAAGTCTAACTTTGACGATAGGGCCATCTATTTCAGCTATCTCTACATTTCCTCCATCGGCCATGAGAAATGGTCTTAATTCATCAAGAACCTTTTCAACGTTTTCTGTGGTCAGTGCAAGAGTTTCGTCGCTCATTTCGGTTTACTTAATTTAATTTTGCTTAGCTTAGTTAATTGCAGGATAGTCTGTATGTAATCTTGATAAAGATTTTGTCTAATATCAGTTCCTCAGAGTCAGAAAATACTTATGACGCAATATTAGTAGGAGCAGGAATTATGAGCTCAACTCTTGCAGTACTTCTGCATGAGCTTGATCCAGATTTACGATTACTGGTTGTTGAAAGATTATCTTCTGCCGGTTTGGAAAGTAGTTGCGCCAAGAATAATGCTGGAACAGGACATGCAGCTAACTGTGAGCTTAATTACACTCCAATTCAAGAGGATGGCTCTCTTAGTACCACCAAAGCGTTTGAAATAAATAAATCCTTTGAGCAAAGCTTAGAGTTTTGGGCATCGTTGGCAGAAAGAGGGAAATTGATACCAAATCTTTTTTTAAATAAATTGCCACACATCAGCCTCGTCTTTGGTGAAAAAGATATTTCTTTGCTTAAAAAAAGGTTTTCTGAACTTAGTTCACGACCCGCTTTTGCTCAAATGGAATTCACCAAGGATCATAGTGAATTAAAAGATTGGATCCCATTGATTATGGATGGTAGGAAACAGAGTGAAAAGATTGCTGCGACTAGAATTCAAAGAGGAACTGATATTGATTTTGGTAATTTAACTCGCTCATATATTAGTCAAATTGAAGGGGCAAAATCTATTCAGATTAACTACTCTACTAATGTTGAAAATCTTGAACAAGATAGCGAAGGAGATTGGTATTTATCTTTAAAAGGGCCAAAAAAAAATATAGTCGTTAGATCAAAGTTTGTCTTCCTTGGGGCAGGAGGAGGAGCTTTATCTCTTTTGCAAAAATCGGGAATTCCAGAAGGGTTGTCATATGCAGGGTTCCCTGTAAGCGGTAAATGGTTGATTTGTGATGAGGAGGAATTAACAAAAACACATAATGCAAAGGTTTATGGAAACGCAGCAGTTGGAGCACCACCAATGTCTGTCCCACACTTAGACACAAGATGGATAGACGGAAAAAGATCTCTTTTGTTTGGACCTTTTGCAGGCTTTAGTTCAAATTTTTTAAAATATGGATCAAAATTGGATTTGTTTAGATCCATTAAAACAACTAATCTTTTCTCTATGTTGCAAGCAGGATTAGACAATATAGATCTAGGAAAATATTTATTAAATCAATTAATACAAACAAATGAGGATCGAATAAAAACTTTAAAAAGATTTCTTCCTAAGGTTTCAAACAATGATTGGAAGCTTTCAATTGCAGGGCAACGGGTTCAAATAATTAAACAAACATCTAAGGGTGGTGTTTTAAAAATGGGGACAGAGGTTGTTACTTCATCAGATGGATCTTTAGCTGCTTTGCTTGGGGCTTCTCCTGGCGCAAGCACAGCAGTAACAATCATGATTGAAGTTTTAAACCGGTGCTGGCAGGAAAAAATGAAATCAAGTAAATGGAAAAATAAAATGTTAGAGCTCTTTCCAAGTATTGGGACTGATATCAATTCAAATCAAGAAGCACTTTTGGCAATTCGCAAAAGAAACGATTTCTTACTTAAATTAATTTAAAACTTTAGTACTGGTGAGCTATATTTAATCTTTATTCAGAGTTGAATTGATAAATGAAGATCTTGCTCCTTTGATTGCTTTCGTATGACTAATGTGCCCATTTCTCGTTTGAGGAACTTCTGCATAATTGCTCATATTGACCATGGTAAATCAACCTTGGCAGACAGGCTTCTTCAGGACACTGGCACTGTCTCCTCTAGAGACATGCAAGAACAATTCTTGGACAATATGGACCTTGAGAGAGAGAGAGGAATAACTATAAAATTACAGGCTGCGCGAATGAATTATAAAGCGGATGATGGAGAGGAATATGTCCTGAATTTGATTGATACTCCTGGTCATGTTGACTTTTCTTATGAGGTGAGTAGATCATTGCAGGCTTGTGAAGGAGCTTTGCTGGTTGTTGATGCTAGTCAAGGAGTTGAAGCTCAAACGTTGGCAAATGTTTATCTCGCCTTGGAAAACGATTTAGAAATTATTCCTGTTCTCAATAAAGTTGATTTACCGGGTGCTGATCCTGAGAAAATCAAAAATGAGATTGAATCAATTATTGGTTTAGATACATCTAAGGCAATTTCCTGTTCTGCTAAGACAGGGGTTGGTATCCCAGAAATACTGCAAGCAGTAGTAGATAGAATACCTTCTCCGAGAGATAATGCTGATCAAGCGACAAAAGCACTTATATTTGATTCTTATTACGACCCTTATAGAGGGGTGATCGTCTATTTCAGAATCATGAGTGGTGGCATAAGTAAGAAAGACAAAGTTTTACTTATGGCTAGTAAAAAAAGTTATGAGTTAGATGAAATAGGTGTTATGGCTCCTGATCAAGTAAAAGTAAATTCGCTTCATGCCGGTGAAGTTGGATATTTAGCTGCATCTATAAAAGCAGTTGCAGATGCGAGAGTCGGGGATACAATTACTTTGCAAGATAGACCTGCTGATGAAGCTTTGCCCGGTTATACCGAAGCCAAGCCAATGGTATTTTGTGGGTTGTTCCCAACTGATGCAGATCAATATCCAGATTTAAGAGAGGCTCTAGATAAATTACAGCTATCCGATGCTGCATTGAAGTATGAACCTGAAACAAGTAGTGCAATGGGATTTGGCTTCCGTTGTGGCTTCTTAGGTTTATTGCATATGGAAATTGTTCAAGAGCGTTTAGAACGCGAATATGATTTGGATTTAATTGTTACTGCACCCTCAGTTATTTATAAAGTGAAAATGACTGATGGAGAAATTTTGATGATCGATAATCCCGCCACACTTCCAGACCCTCAAAAACGTGAAACCATAGAAGAACCTTACGTCCGAATGGAAATTTATGCTCCTAATGATTACAACGGAACTTTGATGGGACTTTGTCAGGACAGAAGAGGAGACTTTATAGATATGAAGTACATAACGACCGATCGAGTCACTCTTATTTATGAAATACCTTTAGCTGAAGTTGTCACCGACTTCTTTGATCAAATGAAAAGTAGAACTAAGGGATATGCTTCTATGGAATATCACTTGATTGGTTATAGAGAAAATGATTTAGTTAGATTGGACGTTTTAATTAATTCAGAGCGAGCAGATCCTTTAACTACAATTGTTCATAAAGATAATGCTTATGGTGTCGGGAAAGGACTTGTTGAGAAATTAAAAGAACTTATTCCAAAACAACAATTTAAGATTCCTCTACAGGCTTCAATTGGGAGTAGAATTATTGCAAGTGAAGGTATTAGTGCCTTACGAAAAGATGTTTTGTCTAAATGTTACGGAGGTGATATCTCTAGAAAAAAGAAATTATTGAAGAAACAGGCAAAAGGAAAAAAACGAATGAAGTCTATGGGGAAAGTAGATGTTCCCCAAGAAGCTTTTATGGCTGTATTGAAATTAAATAATGATTAATAGATGTTTTTAAGATCTATGTTTGTTTCGTATAGCTTATCTCACTTGAATTGTTTATAAACATTGAGACTTCCTGATTCCCTTTATCTTTGGTTAGGTTTGTCCATATAAAACCTATAATTATTAATGCTGCAATGGTTATTGAGAGCTCCCCTACGGTGAGACCATCATTTTTTAAATGCATCTTGAATTGTATGTATTCATTTATTTAAGCAATTTTTTTTTTAATTTCTACCTTTTACCGCTAAATTTAAATAGGTCTTTTTATTTGACTATTGAATCTGAGAGGTTTTTTAAGACGAAAGAATTTATCGACACGGTTATTGTTCGCTGGGCTGATAATTCTATCTGTATATATAGGCATCTCTATTGTTATGCCACTATTAATCTCTTTAAAGATCATACCTAATGGTGAATTTGGTTTAGGGAATCCGATTTTTTCAGCCCCATCCATAGATCACTTGTGTGGAACAGATCGATTAGGAAGAGATGTTTGTATTAGAACTTTGGCTGCGAGTGGGGTTGCGTTACAGGTTGTTTTTGTTGCCGTATCTCTTGCGGTTCTCGTAGGAATCCCTTTGGGACTTTTGAGTGGCTATATTGGTGGGCTTTTGGATAGGATTTTAGTTCTTTTCATGGATACTCTTTATACCATTCCTGTCCTCCTCCTTTCTGTGGTGATGGCATTTTTATTGGGGAGAGGCATATTAAATGCCTCAATAGCATTGTGTGTCGTTTATATTCCTCAATATTTTCGACTTGTTAGAAACCAGACTTCACAAGTTAAATCAGAACTTTATATTGAGGCAGCAATATCAATGGGGGCTTCCCCTATTTGGGTGATAAGAAAGTACCTTCTTAAAAATGTCCTTACGTCTGTTCCTGTGGTCTTAACACTTAATGCCGCAGATGCTGTATTGGTTCTTGGGGGATTAGGATTTCTTGGATTAGGTCTTCCTGAGAATATTCCAGAATGGGGAAGTGATTTAAATATGGCATTAGTTGCATTACCTACTGGAATCTGGTGGACAGCGATCTATCCTGGCATGGCTATGTTCGTTTTAGTGTTGGGTCTGTCTTTTATTGGAGAAGGCTTAGAGAAATTTATCAGTGAAAGTGGTTTGCAGGATTGAATTGTACTTGAGGTTTGGAATTTAATACCTCATCTTTTCTGTTCTTGGTAGATCATCTATAATTTCACCTTTTTCATTAATTTCTGGATATTCTCTACCTTCGCTTTTACACCATTCGGCAACCTCTGGGTAAGCCCACTCAAAGATCTTTTCTTTGTATGTTTCTTCGCTCATACCTTCTCCAGATTCAGGAATTATATTTGCTACTTGTCGTTGCCTTAGCGCTTCAAATAATAATGCCGATGCTGCAACTGATACATTTAAAGATTCAACCATACCTCTCATTGGAATATGAATATGCTCATCCATTAGACTCGCTGCTTCTTCGCTGATACCCCATTTCTCGGCACCTAGTACAAATGCTGTTGGTCCCTTGAAATCACATTTTCTATAGTCAATTGATTTGGTATTCAAGTTTGTGCCATACAATTTAAATCCCTTGTTTTTAAGAACTTTTATTGCCTCAGTGGTTCCTTTATATTGGTTTATTTGTACCCATTTTTGACTTCCTTGAGCGGTACTATTAAATGTTAAAAATTTCTCTTTGTTGAAGATGGCATATGCCTCAAGAACACCAACTGCGTCACAACTTCGTATTATCGCTGATAGGTTATGAGGCTTTTCAACATTCTCAATTAAGACGGTGAGATTGGAAAT is a window of Prochlorococcus marinus str. MIT 0917 DNA encoding:
- a CDS encoding UDP-N-acetylmuramoyl-L-alanyl-D-glutamate--2,6-diaminopimelate ligase; this translates as MSRYLHTLLKAIDLQVPSGLANPEIKNLSCDSREIEKGDLFLGLNGEKIDGGTYWVKAIERGACAAIISKKASFLNPPSNEDPVVIIPDPVSLFIGKLAAEFWGKPSSETCLIGVTGTNGKTTTSFLIEFLTASLGHPSALFGTLINRWPNHEETSKYTTTFAVSLQAQLSKAVQAGVEYAAMEVSSHALSQNRVAGCDFSGAIFTNLSREHLDYHDSMESYFEAKASLFRSHLIEDDAPRSVINIDDKWGALLAKELNQKCWTCSLKENSQSSEKPDLFISNLQILQDGYKGKLHTPFGDENFFSPLIGDFNLMNILQAVGILVQRRFPLNDLLVALEKFPGVPGRMQLINKDGFKVKDGYPLVIVDYAHTPDGLQNALIASRSLTKKKLICVFGCGGNRDKGKRSEMGKVATKFADYVVVTSDNPRQEDPNEIINDIKKGITFDSEISVELERSSAIQLAIAKAKKNDVVLIAGKGHEDYQILKDQTIYFDDREQARKALSLKKVFT
- a CDS encoding aminotransferase class V-fold PLP-dependent enzyme; protein product: MSPILFKDNMPALQNKDYFNYGGQGPLPNQSLNAITSSWQTIQNLGPFTNNVWPYIIKEVITTKNLIAEICAIHPKRIAFTENVTSGCVLPLLGLPFSNGDNLLLSDCEHPGIIAACKELARKKNLTIAILPVSKLCNGNDKEDETYKEVLKLIDEYLKKNTKLVVLSHLLWNTGQIMPIELISKRLKGHSSKPYLLVDAAQSFCHIPIKGACDHADIYAFTGHKWAYGPEGLGAVALSTRVLEESTPTLIGWKSLKAEEGIYVNNKTPFHSDGRRFEIATSCVPLLAGLRSSLIMLNNEGHETERFSKIKSLSSILWKKLNKIKNIELVLNSPPPAGIISFTINGINSPEEVVNYLGKKNLWIRVLEDPKWLRACVHITTDSNEIDNLITGLKNLISTK
- the psbN gene encoding photosystem II reaction center protein PsbN; this translates as METSTTDPTLLMLIGGIVVLLAGSVAYGVYSTFGSGSKELRDTIDEHAKMHELGIAHGHGGSSEAYEMSGKLQKDQIS
- a CDS encoding hydantoin utilization protein A; protein product: MLISVLTGFAAGAVHVVSGADHMVAMAPSSIRKPRVALIDGLAWGIGHSAGVLILSILGILAKDFINIELMSSFAEFLVGISLLIVGGLAIRTSLKVNIHMHQHMHGEEKSHKHFHFHSPGNNLHRSHTHAATGLGVLHGFAGASHLVAVIPALALPLFGAFAYLVAYLLGSVFAMGCVVLGISFATSKANKMFYPFLMRSIGALSIVTGIFWLQKTSFLTFKSLAS
- a CDS encoding NifU family protein, which encodes MSDETLALTTENVEKVLDELRPFLMADGGNVEIAEIDGPIVKVRLQGACGSCPSSTMTLKMGIERKLREMIPEVSEVIQVL
- a CDS encoding malate:quinone oxidoreductase codes for the protein MSNISSSESENTYDAILVGAGIMSSTLAVLLHELDPDLRLLVVERLSSAGLESSCAKNNAGTGHAANCELNYTPIQEDGSLSTTKAFEINKSFEQSLEFWASLAERGKLIPNLFLNKLPHISLVFGEKDISLLKKRFSELSSRPAFAQMEFTKDHSELKDWIPLIMDGRKQSEKIAATRIQRGTDIDFGNLTRSYISQIEGAKSIQINYSTNVENLEQDSEGDWYLSLKGPKKNIVVRSKFVFLGAGGGALSLLQKSGIPEGLSYAGFPVSGKWLICDEEELTKTHNAKVYGNAAVGAPPMSVPHLDTRWIDGKRSLLFGPFAGFSSNFLKYGSKLDLFRSIKTTNLFSMLQAGLDNIDLGKYLLNQLIQTNEDRIKTLKRFLPKVSNNDWKLSIAGQRVQIIKQTSKGGVLKMGTEVVTSSDGSLAALLGASPGASTAVTIMIEVLNRCWQEKMKSSKWKNKMLELFPSIGTDINSNQEALLAIRKRNDFLLKLI
- the lepA gene encoding translation elongation factor 4; the protein is MTNVPISRLRNFCIIAHIDHGKSTLADRLLQDTGTVSSRDMQEQFLDNMDLERERGITIKLQAARMNYKADDGEEYVLNLIDTPGHVDFSYEVSRSLQACEGALLVVDASQGVEAQTLANVYLALENDLEIIPVLNKVDLPGADPEKIKNEIESIIGLDTSKAISCSAKTGVGIPEILQAVVDRIPSPRDNADQATKALIFDSYYDPYRGVIVYFRIMSGGISKKDKVLLMASKKSYELDEIGVMAPDQVKVNSLHAGEVGYLAASIKAVADARVGDTITLQDRPADEALPGYTEAKPMVFCGLFPTDADQYPDLREALDKLQLSDAALKYEPETSSAMGFGFRCGFLGLLHMEIVQERLEREYDLDLIVTAPSVIYKVKMTDGEILMIDNPATLPDPQKRETIEEPYVRMEIYAPNDYNGTLMGLCQDRRGDFIDMKYITTDRVTLIYEIPLAEVVTDFFDQMKSRTKGYASMEYHLIGYRENDLVRLDVLINSERADPLTTIVHKDNAYGVGKGLVEKLKELIPKQQFKIPLQASIGSRIIASEGISALRKDVLSKCYGGDISRKKKLLKKQAKGKKRMKSMGKVDVPQEAFMAVLKLNND
- a CDS encoding ABC transporter permease codes for the protein MPLLISLKIIPNGEFGLGNPIFSAPSIDHLCGTDRLGRDVCIRTLAASGVALQVVFVAVSLAVLVGIPLGLLSGYIGGLLDRILVLFMDTLYTIPVLLLSVVMAFLLGRGILNASIALCVVYIPQYFRLVRNQTSQVKSELYIEAAISMGASPIWVIRKYLLKNVLTSVPVVLTLNAADAVLVLGGLGFLGLGLPENIPEWGSDLNMALVALPTGIWWTAIYPGMAMFVLVLGLSFIGEGLEKFISESGLQD
- the trmH gene encoding tRNA (guanosine(18)-2'-O)-methyltransferase TrmH, which gives rise to MPLLPRRFERIKSVLNRRISNLTVLIENVEKPHNLSAIIRSCDAVGVLEAYAIFNKEKFLTFNSTAQGSQKWVQINQYKGTTEAIKVLKNKGFKLYGTNLNTKSIDYRKCDFKGPTAFVLGAEKWGISEEAASLMDEHIHIPMRGMVESLNVSVAASALLFEALRQRQVANIIPESGEGMSEETYKEKIFEWAYPEVAEWCKSEGREYPEINEKGEIIDDLPRTEKMRY